TCGAGGTCTTCGGCTTCAAGCGCTGGCGAGCCGACGATCGCACGATTCGCCATCTCTACGGACGAGTACGGCTGATCGAGGGCGATGTTGAAGATGCGTTCTCGGTGGCA
The window above is part of the Herpetosiphonaceae bacterium genome. Proteins encoded here:
- a CDS encoding GDP-mannose 4,6-dehydratase; protein product: MRVLITGITGLVGSHLADYLLTLEDVEVFGFKRWRADDRTIRHLYGRVRLIEGDVEDAFSVA